The Papaver somniferum cultivar HN1 chromosome 6, ASM357369v1, whole genome shotgun sequence genome segment ACCCCCCTCTCCCCCCACCCCACCAAAATTTTTTGGACGGTTAACTTGCGTCGTAAATCATCATGACGAGCAGAGCCGAGGCTTTTGGTAAAAATATCATCCAACTGATCTTTGTTGTTACAAACCGAACATCTAATTGATGACAAGCTACACGTTCCCGAACGAAATGGTAGTCAATCTCAATATACTCAGTGCGAGCATGAAAAACTGGGTTAACGGTAAAATATGTAGCACCAAAATTATTGCACCAAAGTGATGGTACTGAACTAGAGATTCCTAATTCTTTTAAAAGTGATTGGATCCAAATTATATCCGCTGTTGCAGGTTCAAGAGCTCGATACTTAGCTTCGGTGCTTGAGCACGATACAGTAGGTTGCTTCCgagctatgttgtaaaaggcgttaGACGAGGCGAGGCGTCAAGCCCAGTGCCCAGGTGAGCgccttttatttaaaaaaaataaactgtTGTATAATTTGGCGCCTGGGCGCCTTTTTTACCCGACACCATCCCATCGTTTAGTTTACTTTTGGCGCTTAAGCTCCAAAGGAgcacgccttttacaacatagcttCCGAGCACTCCATGAAATTAAGTTAGGGCCAACGAAAACACAATAGCTACTAGTTGAACGCCGAGAATCAGAACACCGTGCCCAATCGGCATCACTAAATGCATTCGATGGAAGAGTAAAATCTGCAAATGCACTTAGTTTAAGATTATCATTAGCTTTCATAAATAACCCGTAGTCATATGTACCCTTAAGGTATCGAAGAATACGCTTGACAGGAGCCCAATGTTCTTCCTTAGGATCGTGCATAAATTGACAGACACGGttgacagagaaggcaatgtcAGGTCTAGTGAAAGTTATATATTGAAGAGCCTCGACGATGCTTCGGTAAAGAGATGGGTCAGAGAATCTAGTACCACTATGCTCATATAAAACAACCTTGGGATCAAGTGGTGTTGCTATTGGTTTGGCACCATCCATCTTAGCTCGTAATAGGAGTTCCATCGTATACTTTCTTTGAGATAAAAATATACCTGAAGGAGAACGATTAGCCTCAATACCCAAGAAGTAAGACAGGTTGCCAAGATCAGTTATTAAAAAAGCCTTATTGAGGTCAAAAATAAGTTGTTGAATGCTGTTTGTAGAGGAGCCAGTGACAATAATGTTATCTACGTAAACAAGTACGTATGTAACATGAGCTTGATGACGGCGTATGAACAGAGAACTATCCTCCTTAGAAATTACGAAACCAAGATGAATAGGGTGAGCGCTAAGACGATTATACCAAGATCGCGGAACCTGTTTCAGGCCATAAATAGATCGATGTAGCCGGAAGACATGGTTCGGAAAGTGAGGATCGACGTAGCCTTGTGGTTGACGCATATAAACCTCTTCTTGGAGGAAACCATTTAGAAATGCATTTTGAACATCTAATTGATGAAGCGGCCAATTTTTAGCTAGTGCCAGAGAAATTATTGTACGAATGGTACAAGGTTTCACGACTGGACTAAAAGTTTCTTGATAATCCACCCCCTCTTTTTGACTAAAACCTTTAGAAACAAGACGTGCCTTGCGACGATGGGTAGTACCATCCGGTTTACGCTTAATGCGATAAACCCATTTATTTCCAATAATATTTTTACCCGGAGGAGGAGGAACTATAGAAAaggtgttaaggatcgagcaagagagaggagagcataaccgcggaagcgtaaaagactacattgataataatcttcgTATCTTAATTCTTATGGCTtaatagcctatttatattgttcacaaacttgacgaccactcaagataCTTtcttaactaagatcaaactctaaacatagaacactttcctaatataactctcacaacttaatgtgcatatctcctaaatatagactctcatatattatttcctaataccctccctcaagatggagcatgtagatcacgaatgcccatcttggaccaaagaaatttaacttcggttttcttctttcttcttcttttttcaacgcttttgcgaaaaaaaaTCTCCAgaccgtagtttaaggacgtttcggtccccttcatagtttaaggacatttcggtcctcttcgtagtttagggacatttcggtcctctttggaagtttaaggacatttcggtcccatcttcgtagtttaaggacatttcggtcccatcttcgtagtttaaggacatttcggtcctcttcgtagtttaaggacatttcggtcccaatgcaagtttaaggacattgcggtcccatcttcgtagttttagaacatttcggttccatcttcttagaatacttcttgtactctttcgacaactcataggattttaacctactattgttgttctttttctcatcatctcttggtgattgttttttttttcacaacatgaatgttatttcttcttctcttattccagtcacgctatttttgcgaaaccttcacacttctttgttcttcaagattctctcacaatcttgtcgtctttacaaagtatgccacactttgtaggatctctaagtttctgccacaaactcttcaaccacacttcacttcttccaacatgtTGAACAACTTTCGGCAACACCTCTAGCAGAAACTATCACAATTTTcttctgttacgcttctgtaGCAATTCATCAGTAACACTTAACTGTGACATTATTTTGTCACACTTCTGTTCACCTGTAACAGTTCTCCTGTAACTGTTAGATTCTGTAACAATCCTCCAATaacactttccttttttttttttttttttttttttttttttttttttttttttNNNNNNNNNNGAACAACTTTCTGCAACACCTCTAACAGAAACTATCACAATTTTcttctgttacgcttctgtaGCAATTCATCAGTAACACTTAACTGTGACATTCTTTTGTCACACTTCTGTTCACCTGTAACAGTTCTCCTGTAACTGTTAGCCTCTGTAACAATCCTCCAATaacactttcctttttttttttttaacgctCACGTGATCTTAGGGTTGTGAAATCAAAGCAAACATCGCACCCATAACTCATGCACGTTCTTCTCACAAAAAACAGATTCGATCCCGATCGTCTTTCTATCTCCGGCAACAACTTCATCTGTCCTGCACTTCACAACATCCATCACCGAACTTCCAGTAATACCAGCAACACTCTCTTCTTCCATCAACAACCCTTGTTCTTCTCAGCGTCATCATCATCACCGTGTGATTACTGGAAATCACCGAGGTACAATATCACCGCTTCCCTGGAAAACCATTCTTGCCTTCAACTATCCATCAACCTATCTCCAGCTTCACATGTTAATGGCAGCAACCTCCGTCATGAGCCATCAACACCTGCTCATCATCACAGCAGCAACCACCAGACATAACCATCGTCACTGCCATTACTAGCAGAACCGATCAACCAAATACTCATCATCCATCCATCGTTAATGGCAGCAATCTAACTTTACTTCGAAATTCCTCCTTATTAATGGAAACAACACCTTGCTTGGGCTCTTCTCAACTGCACCCATCTTTATAACGGCTCAATGTACAACCAATAATACCAGCAGCAATAATATCTTCTAACTCGAGCCTATTCATGACTTCCAAAAATCATTCTTTGTTTTTCAACCACACAGCTCCAACTCTATCCTAATAGCAATAGCTCAACTTCTATAATCAACAGCTGTAAACCTTCTGATATCAGCATCCGAACTACGTCCATCAACTGTACTTCAACTTTCTTGCAAACAAATACTCCTccaaaccttttgtatatgacAGCAGCAGCAACTTTCCCTATACGTCTTCTTCTCAGCAGGAACAACTTCAATTTGAAAGACTTTGCTTTCACAGCAACACGGCAAGTCTTcaaacaatcttttttttttttttttttttttttttttttttttttttttttttNNNNNNNNNNNNNNNNNNNNNNNNNNNNNNNNNNNNNNNNNNNNNNNNNNNNNNNNNNNNNNNNNNNNNNNNNNNNNNNNNNNNNNNNNNNNNNNNNNNNNNNNNNNNNNNNNNNNNNNNNNNNNNNNNNNNNNNNNNNNNNNNNNNNNNNNNNNNNNNNNNNNNNNNNNNNNTTGTActtttgaaaccctaaaaacaccaaCGCAgcaaaaaactaaaacaaacttctTTTATCACGGAAAAACTTCTAACTCTTTCTCGATCGAATGAATGGAACTCTCTTgctcgattttttttcttttttttatatatatatattttttattattattattttttttcgatTTCTCTACCAAAACTTACCAAGATTCTTTAACTCTTTCTacctctcctctctccctctcaccttgctctgataccatgttaaggatcgagcaagagagaggagagcataaccgcggaagcgtaaaagactacattgataataatcttcgTATCTTAATTCTTATGGCTtaatagcctatttatattgttcacaaacttgacgaccactcaagataCTTtcttaactaagatcaaactctaaacatagaacactttcctaatataactctcacaacttaatgtgcatatctcctaaatatagactctcatatattatttcctaataaaagGTCTCATTTTTCAAAAGTGCATAATACTCGGTGTCCGCCATTGAGGAAGAGAAGCAGCTTGAGAATATGTGAGAGGCTCAAAGTCATCATCATTAGTTAACGGATGTTTAGCAGCAGCATAAATTTTTGGCTTAAAAATACCATCTTTAGCACGAGTTTTCATTGGATGAGTAGTTGCTAAGTTGCCTGGAGGTGGAGGTGAAACTGATTCAAAATCTTGAGTTGTAGAATCTTGTGTAACCAAGTCTTCATTTGTTGTAGATAATGGCAGCGGAGAAATTTGAGCATATGGAGAGGAAGAGGACGAAATAGCATCTGAAGTTGATGAACGAGAAGGTGTACTTACTGCGGGTGATGCAGGTGGCAATGACGGATCTGATGCAATAGGGAGAGTGGGTTGTGGGAGTAATGGTGGAGAAAATAACAGGACAAGAATCTGCAGTATGTGGAGTAGTGGTGCTCGGACCTGCAAACGGAAATTGCTCTTCTACAAATTTGACATGCCGATAAATATATAAACGCCTATAACCTTTATAAGCGGAATGATATCCAATAAAAATACAAGCAAGGGAGCGTGGTGCAATTTTATCAGCTGCATAAACACGCAAATGAGGATATGCTAGACACCCAATAACCTTCAAAGACGAATAATCAGGAGGtttattaaataatttttggtatGGGCATAGGTTACCCAAAACAGGGGACGGAAGGCGACTAAGAAGATAACATGATGTTTGAAAAGCATCAATTCAAAAAGAGTGCGGCAGAGAGGCTGTGTGAAGAAGAGCCCTACCGGTATCGCCAATATGGCGATGACGGCGTGCTGCTAATCCATTTTGTTCCGCAGTGTGGGGGCAATAAAATCGATGATAAACACCTTGCGTATCAAGATACGGCCTGAATTTTTTAAACTCGCCTCCGTTGTCGGATTGAAAGACCttaattttcttttctaaaaGATTTTCTATCTTAGATTTAAAGACAATGAAATTAGTTAGAGCATCCGATTTACGGGCTAGAGGTAAAATCCATACAAAACGGCTAAATACATCCATGATTAACAAATAGTAACGAAAACCATCCCGAGAAAGATGAGGATATGGTCCCCATAAATCAGCGACCACCAAATGGAAAGGAGAAGTATATTCATTTAAACTCAATGAAAAAGGTATTTTAGGACTCTTACAAATAAAATAACAATGGCATGGCATAATTCCATTAGATGTAACAGGAAGACAAAAGTTCCTAACGACTTGCTTCACAGTACGAAGCATTGAATGGCCCAATCTTTGGTGCCATATATCTAAAGAGGACTCTACATTTAAAGCCAACGATGATGGAGCAGGAGATAACACTGCCAGTTCAAATTTGCATAAACCATTTTCAATTCACCCGCGGAGCACCACTTCGTTCGTGTCTCCCGGTCCTTGACAAGGAAATAAGAGGGGTAAAAGGCAAAATAAACATTATTATCCACAGAAAATTGAGATACGGAAATCAAATTTGCTTTAATTTTTTGAACATGATAAAGATGATTAAGATGAAAAGAACGTCCCCCATAAATAAAAGAAGCCTTACCATAATTTGCAATATCCAAGGAATCACCGTTACCTATTCGTACTTGATCAGGACCATTATATGGTGTTTGAATAtgcaaattttgcatatcaccagTAACATGATTAGAAGCGCCAGAATCTGTTATCCAATGATTTGGTTGAATTTTTGTAGaattcctagcacatattacacaaagcAAAATGCAAAGGCTCATCACCCTTGTTAATGCAGAGAATTTACAATGCGTTTAATTTTTTTCtctagaatttttttctttttggtctttTTCAGCGGCTGAGCTTCGTGTTGATAACGTGTTTGAGGAAAAACAGAGAAAAAACCGAAGAGTAAGAGAGATTCTATTGAAGGGGTAGCAACCATATTAAGTTGGGCCGCACGTCTATGGGTCATatgcgtttaatttttgtagaattcctagcacatattacacaaaccaaagtgcaaaggctcaccacccttgttaatgctagagaatttacatcaaaaggacttgatgaatattgcatgtttaataagatTAGTATAgaacatcttatacccaatggtcttgcagaggctaccatcaaaggttacagatggtgtctaaagAATAGGTTATGCTcaccaacctatcttttattgctttggggatatgcaatattacacgcatcttacttaatttgtttttagaacccaatactagtcaaccttttctgcgtaccagttggtaactggatttaagcctgaaattcgtgttcttacgcatttttggttgtacTATATATGTGTCGTTACGACtctacatcgtactatgatgggtcttcaaaactgttaagtagttatgttggaaatgagttcccaacaattatccgcattttaaaacatttggcaggagatctcttaccgctaaatttgcgggttatcactttaatgataccgtcttcccgtcgttagggggagctaagtaaaagtattttctaagggaacgacaggaattgtcgtggtgtgttcccactgtgtctcatattgattcttgtgctccacaaatgtaaatgtgaagtgataaagaatattcgactttcagaatgtacactgatgttgataaagtgatgagatcacatataccagctgcaaacctacctgcaaagttatAAATCCTCAATATgagatatacaccatagactaaggtgttgcaactacacttagtggaagtgtggttgaggccgtggctccataaaggaagttggaaaaACCATTttgttcgatcaatcctcacctagaaacaAAGTAGGTAAGTAGGgaacaacttatttatattattagAAATCATCTcgtttgattgtctctgactatgtccaagaatcaatactggaggattctccgaagtttaatgattccagagaacaatgaaatcctattGGATTATGAGAACACagacgagtcaatggaaagattgtgcgagcatattaatgattatttctatatatagtTTCTCAAGTAAATAGAGcacgatgagatcgaaccatgcttattattgttcaattcaataaatagcatatttggcctacgcaatccaggtagaacatagttctttggaaaatatacaggtatttggtgtggtagtgctaaccaaccaagtgtaaagcctattggacatacataattaatttgtcataaagcaaactgagaagaaagtagtcttaaagtacaaagactcaccttgtggcgcgaggtttatcacaaagccctggaattgttctcttgtaatgaacgttatcgagttccgctacttagttagcttggtaatttcaaaaggacttgaaatgcagcatatgtacgtggttgttacgtatctctaaaagaatcaagagatacaatgcccaaatcaaatgactctaaaccacagaatgcatttacagttagatagaacgttCATTTGAAGATTAAAGCAATCAGGCGgaagtggtatacccgtctaagtggctatttgatttggaggggatagaaaattaagttattttttttcttcttttcttatatattcacaagaaagttcctaatTTGGAATTGTAGTCATTTATGTCGacggtacagacatgatgggtattCTTGacgtaataagagaccttaaaagctatttaaaacaGAATTTGAGATTAAAATCTAGGAAAAGCTCGACCAAGTACTGAGCTTGTGGGATatcattccaccagtttgcatatgtctaaaattttcaggaaatttaataaagacatgcatcctgatagcactcccatgattagtcgaggttcaaatgtaaatgtgtgaccatttcgtctaaaggaagatgacgaatatgtgttggaagatgaaattctcatttctaagtacaatagatgcattgttgtacttagtataataatgtactcgattaaactTTACATCCTCAGAGAACTTGTTAGCAAGATATAGATCTGCGCCAACgcagcgtcattggaatggtacggTGAatataatcatgtacttaaaactaaccattcacataaatttgttttatccctgcaaagacataaaaaggaatgctaatgaaagtgcaacccaaaagttgttgattatgaagataataatctcttctccaacaaaaGTAATCAGAggaagatatggtagactattttctaagtcattaccgatattcagtttcaaaaaatacatgactaaaggaactgtctggaagaactctgaaagtaatcagggggagatgctgACATCaagggaggatccaaggatatgatgtcgacataatttacttcgaaattgaagttgtgttgtactctttttcccttcaaccgagaatagtttttcccaaagggttttgttacacaacaaggtttttagcgagaaaaTACTAAAAACATTAAGTATGTTGAACAtcgaagacataaagatcgcgttgatattactgaaaatatctgaatcaaataaatgaaatgagaccattaagcaacgtaacttccagaatcaacaacacgGTCTTATAATcatccaagtcaccaaagtatagtgtgataaactccttttgactacattagactaatgaaaattgtctgacatcagggggtgcatctaatggtgtgttgaactcttttacttcaccgaggttactttttcccacagggttttgttcctcgaaaaggtttttaatgagacaacaacaaacaccgggaatgtaatttcccagctaagactattgttttttctataaggattttcttccttagaagttgtgaagcaactagtcaacttcaatgaagcaaagtgatcatctgcaacgaaTCACCTTCACTTgtatctgtcacgttgtactcttttcccttcatcaaGATTTTATCCCActtggttttccttgtcaaggttttaatgaggcaacgtacacatccaactatgttctaagctACTTATTGTAATCTTTTTCTTtagtcaggttttgtccctctgggttttcctggcgaagttttaacgaggaaaattgaCTTAGAtcatcgatctttgaagatcgtattgcatgtgatgaactacatgtgaaatactacatgtgaagagttgtaccaaggttttatcccactgggtttttccttatcAAATTTTTAATGAGGCAAATGATTTTGGCACAAGTCATTaaggagaggacgacatttgaaaaGTTACATTCGAAGCAGTATATGTGAAACACTGCGTATGAAATTccattggaccgcacaaggggagtgttgtaggacctacggcccatagatgtgcggcccaactaggTAATTAGGATTTTCCCATAATTATATATAAAGCATATTCTGCTACGTAATATGGTTGTTGCCCCTTCAATAGAATCCCTCTTGCTCTTTGGTTTTCTCTCTGTTTTTCCTCGAACAATTAAGTGTTTTTGTTTCACTTTGGTTCAAAGTTTTTACTTTTATTTCATTTCTACATCTAGAAGATTAATCGcatatattttcttttttcaaacTATAGTTTATTCGGTTTACATATCCCAATCAGGAATTAAGTTAGTTATTACAAACTTTGAAAGTACAAAAACCACGTTGCCGGTATTGCCTGGTTGGCCTGACGTGATCGATTGATATGCTCACTCCTGAGGTGATTGTAGGTATCCATGAGAACCACTGCTGCTGGAGATTGGCACCTAAAAAACATCTTTTGGATAAGTCTGTCGCAATATGTTTCAACTTTCTGAGCTAGGCTTAAAGAAATCGAAAGTAAAAACACAAACTAGTAAGAGAGTGAAGAGTTGAGTGCTTGTAATGGATTGCACTGAGGATTGTTCATTTGTTTGTGGTGTTTGTGTTCTCAATTGTATTATTCTTTATTACTTATCAATATAATTATCTATTTttgctgataaaaaaaaaaaaaaaagtaaaaacacaaacAGATGGATCTTATTCATGCACTCCAAAAAGCAAAGCTTACAAAGGATATATCCATCAACCTCGAAAGTTCTTCCAGCACAGATAAACTAACAAACATGCCAATAAAGTTTCAAACAAATACATAAACAAAGCGGGTTCAACTAAAGTTTAGCTGTTGGCATGGCAGTCTGCTCAACCTTGAAGGTTTCGTTGAAGGCATTGACACCAACAAACCAACCATCGTCTTTTTCATAGATTTTTTCCGTCCCATCCGACAGAATATCGGTCTGAGTATAAGAAAAAGGAATGCCAGCAGTGCCCTGTACCGCCATCAGACTTGCAGTCACAATACTCTTAGACGGCACCTCAACTGTATAAACAGACCCCATCTGTACTTCCCTTTCCACCGTTTGTCCCCATTCGTACGAACTGGTAAACTCTACGGAATACTCAATCGATGCTTCCGCCACCTCTGGCACACCAGATGTCAAGGTTGTTTTTACACCTAGACTCAGAGATAGGCTTGCATTCCAAGTACTACTATGAGTATCTGAGATCTATTGCTACCGTCATGGGCGATAAGGTGTTATTTTCGACCCTTTTGTTTATAAGCACAACGGGTTTTCCTTTAGTTGTATTTGCAGCAGGGATCCGAAAAACGACGTTATCGATTTTCCTTGATATACAAGGATCCTCGATTTTCAGGCGAGAATACTCGTCAACATATTTGTTGAGGGCAGCTAGGCAGTCGTCCTCGCCATCATACGATAGTCTCTTGAGGTAAAGGTTGTCTCTGAGGCTTCTGAAAGCCACCAGATTTTCTGCCAATTTGACGGGGATAAACATGTTATTGGTGATGTGGTTATCGCCATCAGATCCGTCTGCACCTACCCAAAAACCATTGTCCTTTCTCCATAATTTACCATTAGAAAGACACTTAATGCGTAGGCCTCCATTTCGACTTGGAGTCACCTCGTATTCCGTATTAAATCCCTCAAGTTTATCAGTGTCAAAAGCCAAGAATGTGTCGCCCCTCTCACGGAGGTACCTGTTATTGTCCCCCTTGATTACGATCCGGTTCGGGAACATCACTACGGACACCCAGTTGATGACAAGAAACTTGTCGTACCCATCTCCATCCGCCTTTAAGCAGTCAACGAGGGTGGAAGAGCCCGTATGCAAGCAAGCGAAATTTCCAGTACCGATATGGCGAAATCGTACCATGGTATTCTCGCCAGCAGTGTCGAAAACAGGCTGGAAAAGTGTGCACGACCATTTTGTTTGATCCTCCTCAGGTTCAGAAGCAGTTGCAGTGATCCAGTTATTGGACGCATCCACAGTTGACAAGTACTTATTGTTGTACATACATCTGATATTGAACATTCCAACAGAATCATCGTCTTTCCCCTTCTCCAACTCAAACCTCGTGTCACGATCGAAACTGTATTCACCTCCAAATTTGAGAGCCAGAGGTACCTGCGAATTTCCTTCAACAGTGCGCAAGTATCTACCATTATAATCTGATTGGAGTATGACATACCTCGGCAGTGTTTCTGCCATGATTGCATGTACCCCACTATTTTCATGCAGAGGAACCGCTATTCCAACTCCACCTCCATCAACAGGAGGACGTACAACCAACGATGTGAACTTGTACAAAGGAGTTCTTTGTTTTGGAACaagagacaaagaagaagaagttggtttcatttttcttttgttttcttttcttttcttccttttgTGTGTTTCTGTATGTAACTT includes the following:
- the LOC113286519 gene encoding uncharacterized protein LOC113286519, whose amino-acid sequence is MAETLPRYVILQSDYNGRYLRTVEGNSQVPLALKFGGEYSFDRDTRFELEKGKDDDSVGMFNIRCMYNNKYLSTVDASNNWITATASEPEEDQTKWSCTLFQPVFDTAGENTMVRFRHIGTGNFACLHTGSSTLVDCLKADGDGYDKFLVINWVSVVMFPNRIVIKGDNNRYLRERGDTFLAFDTDKLEGFNTEYEVTPSRNGGLRIKCLSNGKLWRKDNGFWVGADGSDGDNHITNNMFIPVKLAENLVAFRSLRDNLYLKRLSYDGEDDCLAALNKYVDEYSRLKIEDPCISRKIDNVVFRIPAANTTKGKPVVLINKRVENNTLSPMTVAIDLRYS